The following proteins come from a genomic window of Bartonella apihabitans:
- the ykgO gene encoding type B 50S ribosomal protein L36, producing the protein MKIKNSLRALKGRHRDNRMVRRKGRIYIINKTNPRFKARQG; encoded by the coding sequence ATGAAAATTAAAAATTCGCTCAGAGCGCTCAAGGGTCGTCACCGCGACAACCGCATGGTTCGCCGCAAAGGTCGTATTTACATTATCAATAAGACCAACCCGCGCTTTAAAGCCCGTCAGGGTTGA
- a CDS encoding 5-formyltetrahydrofolate cyclo-ligase: MTNNKKMLRQEALARRDRMRQEQRTVISQKLVDELQKLLAILKGKTVAGFWPIKSEIDPRPMMSALKKHGFKLALPAIIDKTTMVFRIFEDEGKLVDMGFGTVGPSEEAEIVEPETLLVPLSAFDSKGNRIGYGAGYYDRAIASMRENGHNPLLIGLAFDCQEVPSIPAEPYDQKLAMILTESGLRSF; this comes from the coding sequence ATGACCAACAACAAAAAAATGCTTCGACAGGAAGCGCTGGCAAGACGCGACCGGATGCGGCAAGAACAGCGCACTGTCATTTCGCAAAAACTCGTCGATGAGCTTCAAAAGCTGCTCGCCATTTTAAAAGGCAAAACTGTTGCAGGGTTCTGGCCAATCAAAAGCGAAATTGACCCGCGCCCGATGATGTCAGCACTGAAAAAACATGGGTTTAAACTGGCTTTACCGGCCATTATCGATAAAACAACAATGGTTTTCCGAATTTTTGAAGATGAGGGAAAACTCGTTGATATGGGTTTTGGCACCGTGGGGCCTTCCGAAGAAGCGGAAATTGTCGAACCTGAGACACTTCTCGTTCCGCTTTCGGCTTTTGACAGCAAAGGAAACAGAATTGGTTATGGTGCCGGTTACTATGATCGGGCAATTGCAAGCATGAGGGAAAACGGGCATAACCCCTTATTGATAGGACTTGCTTTTGATTGTCAGGAAGTTCCATCAATACCGGCCGAACCTTACGATCAAAAATTGGCAATGATACTCACCGAAAGTGGTTTAAGATCGTTTTAA
- a CDS encoding 5-(carboxyamino)imidazole ribonucleotide synthase: MKSLEPGDTIGIIGGGQLARMMASAAARLGFHTIILEPTPDCPAAQTANRQIVANYDDEKALDELANLSDVITYEFENVPARAVDRLAKKATVLPKPAALEVSQDRFTEKKFLNDSGIKTAPWFLVDDRQMLIAGLGNVGGKGILKSRRFGYDGKGQVRLDNPDEEEIDKALADIGNVPAILEGFVPFKKEISVIAARDFDGNIAFYDCPENVHRDGILRTSTVPASIDKKTVEAAQKAAKTVLHELDYIGVIGVEFFVLEDGSVLANELAPRVHNSGHWTEAACLVSQFEQHIRAVAGLPLGKTTRHSNCVMENLIGEDVKRLPDLLAEPQTFIDLYGKAEIRAGRKMGHVIRLTGRAE, encoded by the coding sequence ATGAAAAGTCTTGAACCAGGAGATACAATCGGCATTATCGGTGGTGGCCAGCTCGCCCGTATGATGGCAAGTGCCGCTGCACGACTTGGATTTCATACAATTATTCTCGAGCCGACACCGGATTGTCCGGCCGCCCAAACAGCCAATCGTCAAATCGTTGCAAATTATGATGATGAAAAAGCGCTGGATGAACTCGCCAATTTATCCGATGTGATCACTTACGAATTCGAAAATGTTCCGGCACGTGCCGTTGACCGGCTTGCCAAGAAAGCCACTGTTTTACCAAAACCGGCAGCACTCGAAGTTTCTCAGGATCGCTTTACCGAAAAGAAATTTCTGAACGACAGCGGAATCAAAACGGCTCCGTGGTTTCTCGTCGACGATCGTCAAATGCTGATTGCCGGTCTCGGCAATGTTGGCGGCAAAGGCATTCTGAAGTCACGCCGATTCGGTTATGATGGCAAAGGACAGGTGCGGCTTGATAATCCGGATGAAGAAGAAATTGACAAAGCCCTTGCCGATATCGGCAATGTGCCTGCCATTCTTGAAGGATTTGTTCCGTTCAAAAAAGAAATATCGGTAATTGCCGCACGTGATTTTGATGGCAATATTGCCTTTTATGATTGCCCTGAAAATGTTCACCGTGATGGAATTTTAAGAACATCGACCGTTCCGGCTTCTATCGACAAAAAAACCGTCGAGGCAGCGCAAAAGGCAGCAAAAACAGTTCTTCACGAACTTGATTATATTGGTGTCATCGGAGTGGAATTTTTTGTTCTGGAAGATGGCTCGGTCTTGGCCAATGAATTGGCACCACGCGTTCACAATTCCGGCCACTGGACTGAGGCTGCCTGCCTGGTTTCGCAATTCGAACAACATATTCGTGCAGTCGCCGGTCTCCCTTTGGGGAAAACAACGCGGCATAGCAATTGTGTAATGGAAAATCTGATCGGCGAAGATGTGAAACGCTTGCCCGATCTATTGGCCGAACCGCAAACTTTCATTGACCTTTATGGGAAAGCGGAAATAAGAGCGGGAAGAAAAATGGGGCACGTTATAAGACTGACCGGTCGTGCCGAATAA
- the purE gene encoding 5-(carboxyamino)imidazole ribonucleotide mutase, with protein MGTKTHDVAIIMGSQSDWETMRHAAETLESLSISYEARIVSAHRTPDRLYDFAKGAKKAGFKIIIAGAGGAAHLPGMTAAMTSLPVFGVPVQSRALSGQDSLLSIVQMPAGVPVGTLAIGKSGAINAALLAASVLALSNKALAERLDEWRANQTASVSEFPVDEVKK; from the coding sequence ATGGGCACGAAAACACATGATGTTGCCATTATTATGGGCAGCCAATCCGATTGGGAAACAATGCGCCATGCTGCCGAAACACTGGAAAGCCTTTCCATAAGCTATGAAGCAAGAATTGTTTCGGCGCACCGCACTCCTGATCGTTTGTATGATTTTGCCAAAGGCGCCAAAAAAGCCGGTTTCAAGATTATTATTGCTGGTGCTGGCGGCGCTGCACATCTACCGGGAATGACCGCCGCCATGACCAGTCTGCCTGTCTTTGGTGTTCCTGTTCAATCACGCGCATTATCGGGACAGGATTCGCTCCTTTCAATTGTCCAAATGCCGGCGGGTGTGCCGGTTGGAACACTTGCTATCGGAAAATCGGGGGCCATTAACGCTGCACTTCTTGCCGCTTCTGTTCTTGCCCTTTCAAACAAGGCTCTCGCAGAGCGGCTTGATGAATGGCGTGCCAATCAAACGGCCAGTGTTTCAGAATTTCCCGTCGATGAGGTGAAAAAATGA
- a CDS encoding tetratricopeptide repeat protein: MNKWKIRFFIISLSIITAISPATVFSQGLPELPPQEDPDSPPLSPEDMIPDKPSREEALPDLGKDQNAAQKKQAELDHLLAVLKRTANQKEAAKISRQIQGLWAQSGSDTIDLLMQWAEDGINQQDYARALDFLDNVVALQPDYAEGWARRAAVHVQLNDLTLAMSDLHRSLSLEPRNYNALFLVGSILEMTGRNKLALEAYEDALQIYPQMRRAQKRVGDILEEQTGRAI, from the coding sequence ATGAATAAATGGAAAATTCGTTTTTTCATAATTTCTCTGTCCATTATAACGGCTATTTCGCCCGCTACAGTTTTTTCGCAAGGCTTGCCGGAACTTCCACCACAAGAAGACCCTGATTCTCCGCCATTGTCACCGGAAGATATGATTCCCGACAAACCGTCTCGGGAAGAAGCATTGCCCGATCTTGGAAAAGATCAGAATGCGGCACAAAAAAAGCAGGCGGAACTTGACCATTTGCTTGCTGTTTTGAAAAGAACAGCCAATCAAAAGGAAGCAGCAAAAATCAGTCGGCAGATTCAAGGCCTATGGGCACAATCGGGAAGTGATACGATTGATCTTCTTATGCAATGGGCGGAAGATGGTATTAACCAGCAAGATTATGCCAGAGCGCTCGATTTTCTTGATAATGTGGTGGCCTTGCAGCCCGATTATGCTGAAGGATGGGCGCGTCGCGCGGCAGTTCATGTGCAATTGAACGACTTGACGCTCGCAATGAGTGACCTTCACCGCTCGCTTTCATTGGAACCCAGAAATTACAACGCCCTGTTTCTCGTCGGATCGATTCTGGAAATGACCGGCCGAAATAAACTCGCCCTTGAAGCTTATGAAGATGCATTGCAAATTTATCCACAAATGCGCCGTGCGCAAAAACGTGTTGGCGACATTCTTGAAGAACAAACCGGACGGGCTATCTGA